A single region of the Triticum dicoccoides isolate Atlit2015 ecotype Zavitan chromosome 2B, WEW_v2.0, whole genome shotgun sequence genome encodes:
- the LOC119362942 gene encoding uncharacterized protein LOC119362942, with protein MELEAPVVEADPGRRITRGAGGGGGGGEGEGPVGRTTLLPCPNCDIQVVHKLAQLLLPGLAAACVDSTLGSPSSSLAVQLRAELVRYVAHRSSTPAGAEEDQDPIDRDDPAEALAVFLDDFAGSKRSVAVSIAGWLPYLGGGDDGRDDRIDDLVEEMEATRFWPVERREAVARDLLRGLDAGGGRFRCREELGTPEELADHVARRCGFRPVRCRNHAQGCRAEVSACRADAHDEACAFKLLPCEQRCGLAVARRQMDRHCVTVCPMKLANCPFFQLGCESAFPACKLGSHCAEFLRPHLRLLLSPSKIGADRLDPEERLLRLEKYDSDGALGEALDVRSLTNALAQLEKKMNAEDGSPGYTGDDNKEAVPTQDSNSAALH; from the exons ATGGAATTGGAGGCTCCGGTAGTCGAAGCAGATCCGGGGAGAAGGATCACAAGAggagcaggaggcggcggcggcggcggcgagggggagggCCCGGTTGGTCGGACCACCCTCCTGCCCTGCCCCAATTGCGACATCCAGGTGGTGCACAAGCTGGCGCAGCTGCTGCTCCCGGGCCTGGCCGCGGCGTGCGTCGACAGCACCCTCGGGAgcccctcctcctcgctcgccgtcCAGCTGCGCGCGGAGCTGGTGCGCTACGTCGCGCACCGGAGCAGCACCCCGGCCGGGGCGGAGGAGGATCAGGATCCGATCGACCGCGACGACCCGGCCGAGGCGCTGGCCGTGTTCCTGGACGACTTCGCGGGCAGCAAGAGGAGCGTCGCCGTCTCCATCGCCGGCTGGCTGCCGTACctgggcggcggcgacgacggccgcGACGACCGGATCGACGACCTCGTCGAGGAGATGGAGGCGACCCGCTTCTGGCCGGTCGAGCGGCGGGAGGCCGTCGCGCGGGACCTCCTCCGCGGCCTGGACGCCGGCGGCGGCCGGTTTCGCTGCCGCGAGGAGCTGGGGACGCCGGAGGAGCTCGCGGACCACGTCGCCAGGCGCTGCGGCTTCAGgcccgtgcggtgccggaaccacgcCCAGGGCTGCCGGGCCGAGGTCTCCGCCTGCCGCGCCGACGCGCACGACGAGGCGTGCGCCTTCAAGCTCCTCCCCTGCGAGCAGCGCTGCGGCCTCGCCGTCGCCCGGCGCCAGATGGACCGGCACTGCGTCACCGTCTGCCCCATGAAGCTCGCCAACTGCCCCTTCTTCCAGCTCGGCTGCGAGTCCGCCTTCCCGGCCTGCAAGCTCGGATCGCACTGCGCGGAGTTCCTTCGGCCACACCTCCGCCTGCTCCTTAGTCCGAGCAAGATCGGCGCTGATCGTCTGGATCCGGAGGAGCGTCTTCTACGGCTGGAGAAG TATGATTCCGATGGTGCGTTGGGCGAAGCTTTGGACGTGAGGTCTCTCACTAACGCTCTTGCTCAGCTAGAGAAGAAGATGAACGCTGAAGATGGTTCCCCCGGTTACACCGGAGACGACAACAAAGAAGCAGTGCCCACGCAAGATTCCAACTCCGCAGCTCTGCACTAG